The DNA segment GTTTTTGAAAAGGAACCAACTGTCAGTAAAGAAGGCTTTCAAGAATTCATCCAAGACACTTATAAAAATTTACATGACTTTAAAGCTGCCACGCAGAAGACGTCTCCCTTAGAAAGAGATGGGATGATAAAGGAAAATGTTGCTTATGGTCTTCTAACATTTAACCAAAAAGCAGAAAGTCTTGGAAATGAGATTCATCAACTAAAAGGTATCCTCCACACTAAAAAGGGCTTAAAGGTCACAATGACTGGAGAACCCATTATTGTTCAGGACCTAAATGTGGCGAGTCAAGAGGATTTGGCAAAAGCGGAAATGATTGGACTTCCTATTGCCTTAATCGTGCTGATTTTTGCTTTTGGTGGTCTCGTTGCTGCTTCATTACCGATTATCATCGGGATCGTCTCCATCTTAACCACTATGGGAACGGTCTATTTCTTTAGTTACAATGCAGATTTATCCATTTTTATATTAAATATCGTTCCCATGATTGGACTTGCCTTGAGTATCGATTTCGCTTTATTGTTTATCAACCGATACAAGGAAGAAGTAGCAACTAAACCCGTTCAAGAGGCAATTAAGATTACATTTGTTACTGCTGGACGGTCGATTATCTTTTCGGGATTGTGTGTGTTCATTGGATTGTCTGGCCTTTGGTTTATAAAAATTGATATTTTTCAAAATGTTGCCCTTGGCGGCATGACGGTTGTATTTATTTCTGCTTTTTGCGCATTAACTTTCCTTCCTGCCCTACTGGCTCTAATAGGAAAGAATATAAATAAACTAAGCCTGCTACGGGTATCCAACCACAAAATAAGTGTTTGGCATAGCTTTGCAAAATTTGTCATGAGACGCCCTTTTCTTATGACGGGTTCAGCACTTGTTATTCTTTTAATTGGATTAATTCCAGTGAAACAAATGATATTGGCCATTCCTGGAACAGAATCCCTTCCACCAAAGTACCCTTCAAGGGTAGCTTTAGAAACCTTTAAAGACCAATTCATTGCAAAAGAAAAGCGGGATGAAAAAAAAGTGACGCTGGTGCTTGAATCTAAAGGAAACATTCTTGAAACTCACAATTTAGAAAAGGTGAGCCAAGTGATACAAAAATTAGAAAAGGATCCTCTTGTCAATGCAGTAGATTCACCTTTTTCAGTCACAGGTGTTTCGGATAATGTTCAACTTCAGCAGTTTCTTACCCATGGGGACCAAAGAAAAGTAGCCCCAATCGTAGACTATTTTATAAGAGATAATAAAATGCTGTTAGACGTGTACTTAAAAACAAGTGAGCATTCATCAAAAGCACGGCAATGGGTACGTAACTGGTCCAAGAAGGATTTAGGAATGCAAGCCTCATTTGGTGGTCCGATTAAATTTGAGGAGGAAATATTCTCTGAAATATTTCAAAAAGCTCCCTATGGATTACT comes from the Neobacillus sp. PS2-9 genome and includes:
- a CDS encoding MMPL family transporter, which encodes MEKLGGLLYAYRKSVLLGWIIAIVFFGIFASKLPSVLSGNGFEYKGEYSETRKLLERDFGHAKSSIILVFEKEPTVSKEGFQEFIQDTYKNLHDFKAATQKTSPLERDGMIKENVAYGLLTFNQKAESLGNEIHQLKGILHTKKGLKVTMTGEPIIVQDLNVASQEDLAKAEMIGLPIALIVLIFAFGGLVAASLPIIIGIVSILTTMGTVYFFSYNADLSIFILNIVPMIGLALSIDFALLFINRYKEEVATKPVQEAIKITFVTAGRSIIFSGLCVFIGLSGLWFIKIDIFQNVALGGMTVVFISAFCALTFLPALLALIGKNINKLSLLRVSNHKISVWHSFAKFVMRRPFLMTGSALVILLIGLIPVKQMILAIPGTESLPPKYPSRVALETFKDQFIAKEKRDEKKVTLVLESKGNILETHNLEKVSQVIQKLEKDPLVNAVDSPFSVTGVSDNVQLQQFLTHGDQRKVAPIVDYFIRDNKMLLDVYLKTSEHSSKARQWVRNWSKKDLGMQASFGGPIKFEEEIFSEIFQKAPYGLLLIVVSTFFILMAAFRSLLIPIKAILMNILSLGCTFGILVWIFQQGHLGVEPVEIALILPVFVFTLVFGLSMDYEVFLISRIQEFYLTTGDNNEATILGLTYTSKIITSAAAIMIVVTGAFAFTGVMPVKQLGVGIAIAIFIDATIVRMVLVPALMKLLGDWNWWFFGLNKHKKLKQRKKPA